The proteins below come from a single Prochlorococcus marinus str. MIT 9215 genomic window:
- a CDS encoding high light inducible protein: MTNTEVTTESGGRQNMFPSETRPYIDESVSYDGYPQNAEKVNGRWAMVGFVALLGAYVTTGQIIPGIF, encoded by the coding sequence ATGACAAACACAGAAGTTACAACAGAATCAGGTGGTAGACAAAATATGTTTCCATCAGAAACTAGGCCTTATATTGATGAATCTGTATCTTATGACGGGTATCCTCAAAATGCAGAAAAAGTTAATGGTAGATGGGCGATGGTTGGTTTTGTTGCACTTTTAGGAGCTTATGTAACAACAGGCCAGATCATCCCTGGGATTTTTTAG
- a CDS encoding LptF/LptG family permease, with amino-acid sequence MKLSNQSLIKKTINKIITPWYSIPLLDRWLLGQIIPPMIFAISAFTVISLSVGVMFDLIRKVVEYGLPLFLALKVLFFSLPSFLVLSFPMAVLLSTLLAYGKLSSNSELLALKSLGIKTSRIIAPAIALSIFMTGLTFYFNDNLVPKSNKLAEATLRAGIGSSFSEEEGKENIMFSRYGSRINASTKKPTKNYSQLTHIFYAQWYKNKLMGNVTLLDFSREDLQQILKADSARFDKKNSSWIFSKGSIVSITPSGQTTNIQFKEYTYPFVEGPMELAKVPKDANEMTLKQAIQAEKIYKKTGNIKEVRRIKVRIQEKFTLPFACLVFGLIGSSLGSKSNLRSSKSQGFGLSVILILIYYVMSFIFSSLGVKGLLPPIFAAWLPVLISLGGGIYLLRKSSSF; translated from the coding sequence TTGAAACTTTCAAATCAATCACTAATTAAAAAAACTATTAATAAAATAATTACTCCCTGGTATTCAATACCTTTACTAGACAGATGGTTATTAGGTCAAATCATACCTCCTATGATATTTGCAATTTCTGCTTTTACTGTTATTTCATTATCTGTTGGGGTTATGTTCGATCTCATAAGAAAAGTTGTTGAATATGGTTTACCTCTATTTTTAGCTTTAAAAGTTCTTTTTTTTAGTTTACCTAGTTTTTTAGTTTTATCATTTCCAATGGCAGTTTTGCTTTCAACATTATTAGCCTATGGGAAATTATCAAGCAATTCAGAATTATTAGCTTTGAAATCTTTAGGAATAAAAACTTCAAGAATTATTGCTCCAGCTATTGCTCTTTCGATATTTATGACCGGATTAACATTCTATTTCAACGATAATTTAGTCCCGAAAAGTAATAAGTTAGCAGAGGCAACATTAAGAGCAGGGATAGGAAGCTCTTTCAGCGAAGAAGAGGGAAAAGAAAACATTATGTTTTCTAGATATGGTTCTAGGATAAACGCCTCAACTAAAAAGCCAACAAAAAATTATTCTCAGCTCACTCATATTTTTTATGCACAATGGTACAAAAACAAACTTATGGGAAACGTTACCTTATTGGATTTTTCCAGAGAAGATTTACAACAAATATTAAAGGCAGATTCCGCAAGATTTGATAAAAAAAACTCTTCATGGATATTTTCTAAAGGAAGCATAGTATCAATTACTCCAAGTGGACAAACTACAAATATTCAATTTAAAGAATATACATATCCATTTGTAGAAGGGCCTATGGAGCTAGCAAAAGTGCCTAAGGATGCAAATGAAATGACTCTAAAGCAGGCTATACAAGCAGAAAAAATTTATAAAAAAACTGGAAACATAAAGGAGGTTAGAAGAATTAAAGTCCGCATTCAAGAAAAATTTACTCTCCCTTTTGCATGCTTGGTCTTTGGTTTAATAGGCAGCAGTCTAGGATCTAAATCTAATTTAAGATCTTCAAAAAGTCAGGGATTTGGATTGAGCGTAATTCTTATATTAATTTATTATGTAATGTCATTTATATTTAGTTCTTTAGGAGTAAAAGGTTTATTACCTCCAATTTTTGCTGCATGGTTACCTGTCTTAATTTCTCTGGGGGGTGGAATTTATTTATTAAGAAAATCAAGTTCATTTTAA
- a CDS encoding DUF1543 domain-containing protein, which yields MKLKKNKFPHKSNVNKNLWFINIGGYYSSSMQEKHAFGLVIASNKLEAKNIAKSKWLLWLKKKHKDDISSLETLISCDDYELIKKIDNQPIIITPHKNFIEEKNYPDLYDYQKIDSK from the coding sequence TTGAAATTAAAAAAAAATAAATTTCCTCATAAAAGTAATGTCAATAAGAATTTATGGTTCATCAATATTGGAGGCTACTATTCCAGTTCAATGCAAGAAAAACATGCGTTTGGATTAGTTATAGCTTCAAATAAATTAGAAGCAAAAAATATTGCTAAATCAAAATGGCTTCTTTGGTTGAAAAAAAAGCATAAAGATGATATTTCCTCTTTAGAAACTTTAATTAGTTGCGATGATTATGAACTAATAAAAAAGATAGATAATCAGCCAATAATAATAACTCCACATAAAAACTTTATTGAAGAAAAGAATTATCCTGATTTGTATGATTATCAAAAGATAGATAGCAAATAA
- a CDS encoding DoxX family protein, with translation MKNSFLKSKSLKSFLDFFSRVAISAIFISAIPGKINDFERTVEYISTKGIPEAISSILLVGAIVCLILGSGFFIFGEKQKIGSVFLLLFLIPTTIIFHVFPFHQRAVFINLGLIGGLIISAIREPK, from the coding sequence ATGAAAAATTCTTTTTTGAAAAGTAAAAGTCTCAAATCTTTTTTAGATTTTTTTTCTAGAGTAGCAATTTCTGCAATATTTATCTCAGCCATACCAGGTAAAATTAATGATTTTGAAAGAACAGTTGAATATATTTCTACAAAAGGCATTCCCGAAGCAATTTCATCTATTCTTCTAGTGGGAGCTATTGTATGTCTTATTTTGGGTTCAGGATTTTTTATATTTGGAGAAAAACAAAAAATTGGTTCAGTCTTTTTATTATTATTTCTTATTCCAACAACAATAATTTTTCATGTATTCCCTTTCCATCAAAGAGCAGTATTTATCAATCTCGGATTGATAGGTGGATTAATTATTTCTGCAATTAGGGAACCAAAATAA
- a CDS encoding DUF3804 family protein, with product MNNKEIIIELLNEFANPKKMASFFIENATTDFLFIRPSGNPIDAKGFEQMITGDIVQEKAEITKIHRFEFLSENILMCIFTLGSKFTYKGTPNDDLPTVTSIFKKVNNVWKIHWMQRSTGNSDLSLWD from the coding sequence GTGAATAATAAAGAAATAATAATTGAATTATTAAATGAGTTTGCCAATCCCAAAAAAATGGCTTCATTTTTTATTGAAAATGCAACTACAGATTTTTTATTCATAAGACCTAGTGGTAATCCTATAGATGCAAAAGGATTTGAACAAATGATTACTGGTGATATAGTTCAAGAAAAGGCAGAAATAACTAAAATTCACCGATTCGAATTTTTAAGCGAAAACATACTAATGTGCATTTTTACACTAGGTTCAAAATTTACTTACAAAGGGACCCCAAATGATGACTTACCAACAGTTACTTCTATTTTTAAAAAAGTAAATAATGTTTGGAAAATTCACTGGATGCAAAGATCTACAGGAAATTCAGATTTATCTTTATGGGATTAG
- a CDS encoding PhoH family protein: MKKRVIVLDTNVLLHDPESPLHFANENVVIPIQVVEEVDRFKRDPGEKGRNARRFSRLLDSLREKGNLSSGAKINNKFEGTIKVAFCRKETTDRLPLELNDSSGDNKILAVALEEKNTKILSDFPEVVLISKDTNMRIKADAVGLKAEDYYKDKISLENLEKGFREISSNSDEINKVQKDGFIYLRDIKSKFEPSLVSNEGVILKDNLKENHTFLTRYNQSEKKLVGLNHLRRSNLGKVKPKNLEQNFALDLLLDPKVQLVSLVGKAGTGKTLLALAVGLHQVADENIYERLLVSRPPIPLGKELGYLPGSLDEKLAPWMKPIIDNLDYLTSPKTNKNGEKNDRKERDNHSKNSWEDLRGMGLLEVEAINYIRGRSITNQFILIDEAQNLTPLEVKTIVTRAGEGTKIVFTGDPNQIDHPYLDSDSNGLTWLAKKLHGQKIIGHITLSQGERSDLAELAADLL; encoded by the coding sequence ATGAAAAAAAGAGTTATTGTTCTTGACACAAATGTCTTATTACATGATCCAGAATCACCTCTTCATTTTGCTAATGAAAATGTTGTAATCCCAATTCAAGTAGTTGAAGAGGTTGATAGATTCAAACGCGATCCTGGAGAGAAAGGTCGCAATGCCAGAAGATTTTCTAGACTACTAGATAGTCTTCGAGAAAAAGGTAATCTATCTTCAGGTGCAAAAATTAATAATAAATTTGAAGGGACAATAAAAGTTGCATTTTGCAGAAAAGAGACAACTGATAGATTGCCCTTAGAACTAAATGATAGTAGTGGAGATAATAAAATTTTAGCTGTCGCTCTTGAAGAAAAAAATACCAAAATCTTATCAGACTTTCCAGAAGTAGTACTTATTTCAAAAGATACAAATATGCGAATCAAGGCTGATGCAGTTGGTCTCAAAGCGGAAGATTATTATAAAGACAAGATTTCTTTAGAAAATTTAGAAAAAGGTTTTAGGGAAATAAGTTCCAATTCAGATGAGATAAATAAGGTTCAAAAAGATGGGTTTATTTATTTAAGAGATATTAAATCAAAATTTGAACCATCTTTAGTAAGTAATGAGGGTGTAATCTTAAAAGATAATTTAAAAGAAAATCATACTTTTTTAACTAGATATAATCAATCTGAGAAAAAGTTAGTAGGTCTTAATCACTTAAGAAGATCAAATTTAGGTAAAGTCAAACCTAAGAATCTTGAACAAAATTTTGCTTTAGATTTGCTACTTGATCCAAAAGTTCAATTAGTAAGTCTTGTCGGAAAAGCAGGAACAGGAAAAACTTTACTTGCTTTGGCCGTTGGACTACATCAAGTTGCAGATGAAAACATTTACGAAAGATTATTAGTATCTAGACCACCAATACCTTTAGGAAAAGAATTAGGTTATCTGCCAGGTAGTCTTGATGAGAAATTAGCTCCTTGGATGAAACCAATTATTGATAATTTAGATTATCTAACAAGTCCAAAAACGAACAAAAATGGAGAAAAAAATGATCGTAAAGAAAGAGATAATCACTCTAAAAACTCATGGGAAGATTTGAGAGGTATGGGTCTACTGGAAGTAGAAGCAATAAATTACATTAGAGGAAGATCAATTACTAATCAATTCATTCTTATTGATGAAGCACAAAATTTAACACCTTTAGAAGTTAAAACTATTGTTACCAGAGCAGGAGAAGGAACTAAGATTGTTTTTACGGGCGATCCAAATCAAATAGATCATCCTTATCTTGATTCTGATAGTAATGGTTTGACTTGGTTAGCAAAAAAATTGCATGGACAAAAAATAATTGGACACATCACTTTATCTCAAGGAGAAAGAAGTGATTTAGCAGAATTAGCAGCGGATCTTTTATAG
- a CDS encoding LOG family protein, translating into MKDKFKCNFAKERSNEVELVASNLEAILKSSTYKLAHEDIDLLNTDEMRGVRMLLEITKPEQVLEKEKIISTVIVFGGVHISEEIASKRRVDDAVKLLSKNPNSKSLKITIEKLKNLHSLSHYYSSARELSKLISLDSKTKSSNSHVIVTGGGPGIMEAANRGAFDAGCKSIGLNISLPNEQHPNSFITPGLCFKFNYFAMRKFHFVMRSTSAVFFPGGFGTLDELFELLTLRQTNMKGKIPIILFGRSYWEKVINFQFLSDMGLIGENDLSIFQYADTANEAWNLIKQSSKKL; encoded by the coding sequence ATGAAAGACAAATTTAAATGTAATTTTGCAAAAGAAAGAAGTAACGAGGTTGAATTAGTTGCTAGTAATTTAGAAGCAATTTTAAAATCTAGTACTTATAAACTTGCTCACGAAGATATAGATTTATTGAATACTGATGAAATGAGAGGGGTGAGGATGCTCCTTGAAATAACAAAGCCTGAGCAGGTACTCGAGAAAGAAAAGATAATTTCAACTGTAATTGTTTTTGGAGGTGTCCACATATCCGAAGAGATTGCATCCAAAAGAAGGGTCGATGATGCGGTCAAACTTCTTTCAAAAAATCCCAACTCTAAATCTTTAAAGATCACTATCGAGAAATTAAAAAATTTGCACTCCCTCTCACATTATTATTCTTCAGCGAGAGAGTTATCTAAATTAATCTCGCTAGATAGCAAAACAAAAAGTTCCAATTCGCATGTAATAGTTACTGGTGGAGGACCAGGGATTATGGAAGCAGCTAACAGAGGAGCATTTGATGCTGGCTGCAAGTCTATTGGATTAAACATAAGCCTACCAAATGAGCAACACCCTAATTCTTTTATCACACCAGGATTATGTTTTAAATTTAATTATTTTGCCATGAGGAAATTTCATTTCGTTATGAGATCTACTTCTGCAGTTTTTTTTCCAGGAGGATTTGGAACTTTAGATGAATTATTTGAATTATTAACATTAAGACAGACCAACATGAAGGGGAAAATTCCAATAATCTTATTTGGCAGAAGCTATTGGGAAAAGGTAATAAATTTTCAATTTTTATCTGATATGGGGTTAATTGGAGAGAATGATTTGTCTATTTTTCAATACGCTGATACAGCAAATGAAGCTTGGAATTTAATAAAACAAAGTAGCAAAAAGCTTTAG
- a CDS encoding high light inducible protein: MENQNQSRNIDPQKTKAEKLNGRFALVGLIALVGAYITTGQIVPGVI; encoded by the coding sequence ATGGAAAATCAAAATCAATCAAGAAACATCGACCCTCAAAAAACGAAAGCAGAGAAATTAAATGGCAGATTTGCTCTTGTTGGCCTAATAGCTTTAGTGGGAGCATATATAACAACTGGTCAGATTGTACCTGGAGTTATTTAA
- a CDS encoding high light inducible protein, producing the protein MDSNKDILDRAIGRPAMMAFMLLVGTYVTTGQLIPGIF; encoded by the coding sequence ATGGACTCAAATAAAGACATTCTCGATAGAGCCATTGGAAGACCAGCAATGATGGCTTTCATGCTCTTAGTGGGAACATATGTAACGACTGGCCAACTTATTCCAGGTATTTTTTAA
- the psaM gene encoding photosystem I reaction center subunit XII, translated as MESSKEIIFIALGLLIVIFAGTLALRLGISLKD; from the coding sequence ATGGAATCATCTAAAGAGATTATCTTTATTGCTCTAGGATTACTTATTGTGATCTTTGCAGGGACATTAGCCTTAAGGCTTGGGATAAGCTTAAAGGATTAA
- a CDS encoding cupin domain-containing protein, whose translation MLINPSISIAAKSPVDVQEIFTSSENIDGDNFKYPKGKAEMRLIRVAVENGATIPMHSHPVPLLGHIESGELTLAEKTGISKNFKEGDSFILSANTPAHTMANSGDSSAIMWLAVASAEGIPTLNPEE comes from the coding sequence ATGCTTATTAACCCAAGTATTTCTATAGCTGCAAAATCTCCTGTTGATGTGCAAGAAATCTTCACCTCTTCAGAAAACATTGATGGTGATAATTTTAAGTATCCAAAAGGAAAAGCTGAAATGCGTTTGATTAGAGTAGCAGTTGAAAATGGGGCGACCATACCAATGCATTCGCATCCTGTACCTTTATTAGGCCATATTGAAAGTGGGGAACTAACGCTCGCAGAAAAGACAGGTATTAGTAAAAACTTTAAGGAAGGAGATTCATTTATTCTTTCAGCAAATACTCCTGCTCATACAATGGCTAATAGTGGTGATTCTTCTGCAATTATGTGGTTAGCTGTGGCTTCAGCAGAGGGTATCCCTACTTTGAATCCTGAAGAATAA
- a CDS encoding Nif11-like leader peptide family natural product precursor, with protein sequence MTFDQIKNFLIELKTNKILLDEVSSVATADEIALIASHHGFEFTGKELKEISKSKIEGVNIKTQDTTPSYNFGEEGN encoded by the coding sequence ATGACTTTTGATCAAATAAAAAATTTTTTAATTGAACTCAAAACAAATAAAATTTTACTTGATGAAGTTTCAAGTGTAGCTACTGCTGATGAAATCGCCTTAATAGCTTCACATCATGGATTTGAATTTACTGGTAAAGAATTAAAAGAAATTTCCAAGAGCAAAATCGAGGGGGTAAATATTAAAACTCAAGATACCACTCCATCTTATAATTTTGGTGAGGAAGGAAACTAA
- a CDS encoding photosystem II reaction center protein PsbN, translating to MIAANNDPTLIFVLGSIGLLLFGAIGYGIYTTVGPKSGELRDTIKEHARMHELGIAHGHNKGEANHIHLKEVLKKEDKTSTVNNVINENQSKSIN from the coding sequence ATGATTGCTGCTAATAACGATCCTACACTCATTTTTGTATTAGGAAGCATTGGTTTATTATTATTTGGTGCGATAGGTTATGGTATTTACACTACTGTAGGTCCTAAATCTGGTGAATTAAGAGATACTATTAAAGAACATGCAAGGATGCATGAGCTTGGAATTGCTCATGGACATAATAAAGGTGAAGCAAATCATATTCATTTAAAAGAAGTCCTAAAAAAGGAAGATAAAACTTCTACTGTTAATAACGTTATAAATGAAAATCAGTCCAAAAGTATTAACTGA
- a CDS encoding DUF2231 domain-containing protein, protein MGNILINTITLFSSLLPALNEKNLPWIDVIHPIVVHFVIAMALGAVFFDFVGIIFKKPNLFEVSFLNLTVATIAIFIAIVFGQIEAGLSNPYGISRDVLNYHSTIGWSLAGVLSVITGWRYVSRQSNPQVLSKGFVFIDIVLALLVCMQVYLGDMLVWIYGLHTVPVVQAVRDGLL, encoded by the coding sequence ATGGGCAATATTTTGATCAATACAATTACATTATTTTCAAGTTTGCTTCCAGCATTGAACGAAAAAAATCTCCCTTGGATTGATGTTATTCATCCTATTGTAGTTCATTTTGTAATTGCGATGGCTTTAGGTGCTGTATTTTTTGATTTTGTTGGGATAATTTTCAAAAAACCTAATTTATTTGAAGTTAGTTTTTTAAATTTAACCGTTGCTACGATTGCTATTTTTATTGCTATTGTATTTGGTCAAATTGAAGCGGGGCTCAGTAATCCATATGGAATATCTAGAGATGTTTTGAACTACCACAGCACCATTGGATGGTCATTAGCAGGGGTACTTTCGGTTATCACAGGATGGCGATATGTATCAAGACAAAGTAACCCTCAAGTTCTATCAAAAGGGTTTGTTTTTATAGATATTGTTTTAGCACTCTTAGTTTGTATGCAAGTTTATTTGGGCGATATGTTGGTTTGGATTTATGGATTGCACACAGTGCCAGTAGTTCAAGCTGTTAGGGATGGATTATTATGA
- a CDS encoding DUF2231 domain-containing protein — MIIFNHNFSSELSSLKCFNYLFCLLIKSPISEISDKLGPNDLPYKIPLHPNLVHLTIGLFAIGIFFDIVGAFYPFEKRILRFFAFPVTRVGFHDVGWYNVLAASFITFFTVATGFFEMLLAVPIPEVKSILGQSAISTMLWHAVGGVAILFIMISMTIWRGYQRFIFRKDFGRQVSWSYIFFGSLILILMGLHGSLGAWLASDFGVHITADQLLVRGEDLNQIFQ, encoded by the coding sequence ATGATAATTTTTAATCATAATTTTTCTTCTGAATTAAGCAGTTTGAAATGTTTTAACTACCTTTTCTGTCTTTTAATAAAATCACCAATTAGCGAAATATCAGACAAATTAGGGCCGAATGATTTGCCTTATAAAATTCCATTACATCCAAATCTTGTTCATTTAACTATAGGTTTATTTGCTATTGGAATATTCTTTGATATCGTAGGAGCTTTTTATCCTTTTGAAAAAAGAATTCTAAGATTTTTTGCTTTTCCTGTAACAAGAGTGGGATTTCATGATGTTGGTTGGTATAACGTTCTTGCCGCCTCGTTTATAACTTTCTTTACGGTTGCAACTGGTTTTTTTGAAATGTTACTTGCAGTTCCCATCCCAGAAGTTAAAAGTATTTTAGGACAAAGTGCTATTTCTACTATGCTTTGGCATGCTGTTGGCGGAGTAGCGATTTTATTTATAATGATTTCAATGACTATATGGAGAGGTTATCAACGATTTATTTTTAGAAAGGATTTCGGGAGACAAGTTTCTTGGTCTTATATTTTTTTTGGATCCTTAATTTTAATTTTGATGGGGCTTCATGGCAGTTTAGGAGCATGGCTTGCAAGCGACTTTGGAGTTCATATTACAGCTGACCAACTTCTTGTAAGAGGCGAAGATCTTAATCAAATATTCCAATGA
- a CDS encoding cytochrome c oxidase subunit II, whose amino-acid sequence MTTKIRRIKKKGFSKTFIIIIAVILNIIFSLLMGYWSYSWLPIQASEAAHYVDNLFAFETTIGTFIFLGCSGTMAWILVFNRAPKYDESNGEPLEGNLKLEIIWTIVPLLLVLGISTYSTRVNYKLENLGSKIKYDYGAEVPFVEEKKVFDYGPIDVISRQWNWEFVYPNGIHSSELHLPVDKKSNFRLITEDVIHSFYVPAFRLKQDIIPGSVITYSLTPTKEGVFRLRDAMFSGAYFSENQTNVIVESEEIFYKWIKETVKKELQNGLNPAGSLYQKRLRNGNRGWATVKPAPDPKVNDAGIESRPHDS is encoded by the coding sequence ATGACAACCAAAATAAGAAGAATAAAGAAAAAGGGGTTTTCAAAAACTTTTATAATTATTATTGCAGTTATACTAAACATCATATTTAGTCTCTTAATGGGATATTGGTCCTATAGTTGGTTGCCAATACAAGCTTCAGAAGCTGCTCATTATGTAGATAATCTTTTTGCATTTGAAACTACTATTGGTACTTTTATCTTTCTAGGATGTTCAGGGACAATGGCTTGGATTTTAGTTTTCAATAGAGCTCCCAAGTATGATGAAAGTAATGGAGAACCTTTAGAGGGCAATCTAAAACTTGAAATTATTTGGACAATAGTTCCTCTTCTTTTAGTTTTGGGAATATCAACATACTCAACAAGGGTTAATTATAAACTTGAAAACTTAGGTTCAAAAATAAAATATGATTATGGCGCAGAAGTCCCTTTTGTTGAAGAGAAAAAAGTTTTTGATTATGGACCAATTGACGTAATTTCGAGGCAATGGAACTGGGAGTTTGTTTATCCAAATGGAATACATAGTTCTGAATTACATTTGCCAGTTGATAAAAAATCAAACTTTAGATTAATAACAGAAGATGTTATTCATAGCTTTTATGTCCCAGCATTTAGATTAAAGCAAGATATTATTCCTGGAAGTGTAATTACATATTCTCTAACACCAACTAAAGAGGGAGTATTTAGATTAAGAGATGCAATGTTTAGTGGCGCATATTTCTCAGAAAACCAAACAAATGTAATAGTAGAGTCTGAAGAAATTTTTTACAAATGGATTAAAGAGACTGTAAAAAAAGAACTTCAAAATGGATTAAATCCTGCTGGCAGTTTGTACCAGAAAAGGCTAAGAAATGGTAATAGAGGTTGGGCAACAGTAAAACCCGCTCCTGATCCAAAAGTTAATGATGCCGGCATTGAATCACGACCTCATGATAGTTGA
- a CDS encoding cytochrome c oxidase subunit I: protein MTIVNYDPRLVKSKNPYPKGPNDWKRFFSFNTDAKVIGIQYIVTALFFLLIGGLLAMLIRGELITPPSDLFDPTVYNGLYTMHGTIMLFLFLFPILSGLTNLLVPPMIGAPDMAFPKLNALAFWLVPVFSIILLLSFFVPGGPASSGWWSYPPISIQNPLGQIINGEMLWIIAISLSGISSIIGAVNFVTTIIRMRAPGMGFFKMPIFIWTVLAAQLLQLLGLPALTGGAIMLFFDLTFGTSFFRIEGGGDPVLFQHFFWFYSHPAVYVMVLPVFGIFSELFPVYSRKPLFGYKFVAVASFGITILSLVVWVHHMFYTGTPMWMRNLFMFTTMLIAVPTGVKVFAWIATLWGGNIRLTTPMLFCLGGLFNFIFGGITGVMLATVPVDIHVGNTYFVVAHFHYIIFNTIAFGIFAAIYHWFPKFTGKMFYEGLGKVHFALTFIGATLNWLPLHWAGLLGMPRRVASYDPEFAIWNVLASIGAFILGVASIPFILNMVSSWVRGKSAPPNPWKAIGLEWLLPSPPPHENFEEDIPTVLNEPYCYGLDKPFVEDEKFYIEKSLKKH from the coding sequence ATGACAATCGTTAATTATGATCCAAGATTAGTTAAGAGTAAAAATCCTTATCCAAAGGGGCCAAATGATTGGAAAAGGTTTTTTAGTTTTAATACAGATGCAAAAGTAATTGGAATTCAATATATTGTCACAGCTCTATTTTTTTTATTAATAGGTGGTCTTTTAGCGATGTTGATTAGAGGAGAGTTAATAACACCTCCATCAGATCTTTTTGATCCAACCGTTTACAACGGTCTTTATACAATGCACGGAACAATAATGCTTTTTTTGTTCCTTTTTCCCATTTTGAGTGGTTTAACAAATTTACTAGTACCCCCGATGATAGGAGCGCCAGATATGGCTTTCCCAAAACTTAATGCTCTAGCTTTTTGGCTAGTACCAGTTTTCTCAATAATACTTCTTTTAAGTTTCTTTGTTCCTGGTGGGCCAGCTTCTTCAGGTTGGTGGTCTTATCCACCTATAAGTATTCAGAATCCTCTAGGGCAAATTATAAATGGTGAAATGTTATGGATAATAGCAATATCATTATCTGGGATTTCTTCCATCATTGGAGCTGTCAACTTTGTTACCACAATAATAAGAATGCGTGCACCAGGAATGGGTTTTTTCAAAATGCCTATTTTTATTTGGACTGTCTTAGCTGCTCAATTATTGCAATTACTTGGATTACCTGCCTTAACTGGTGGTGCAATAATGTTATTTTTTGATCTAACTTTTGGAACAAGTTTTTTTAGGATTGAGGGAGGAGGAGACCCAGTTTTATTTCAGCATTTTTTCTGGTTTTATTCTCATCCTGCTGTTTATGTAATGGTTCTACCTGTCTTTGGAATATTTTCTGAACTTTTTCCTGTTTACTCAAGAAAACCTCTTTTTGGATATAAATTTGTTGCTGTAGCTTCTTTTGGGATAACTATTCTTTCTTTAGTTGTTTGGGTTCATCATATGTTTTATACAGGAACACCAATGTGGATGAGAAATTTATTTATGTTTACTACTATGCTCATTGCTGTTCCAACAGGTGTAAAAGTATTTGCATGGATAGCTACATTATGGGGCGGAAATATTAGATTAACTACGCCGATGCTTTTTTGTTTGGGAGGATTATTTAATTTTATCTTTGGAGGTATTACTGGAGTAATGCTTGCAACAGTGCCAGTAGATATACATGTTGGAAATACATATTTTGTGGTTGCCCATTTTCATTATATTATTTTTAATACCATTGCTTTTGGAATATTTGCAGCTATTTATCACTGGTTCCCAAAATTCACAGGAAAGATGTTTTATGAAGGTTTAGGGAAAGTTCATTTTGCTCTTACTTTTATAGGAGCAACTTTAAATTGGTTACCGCTTCATTGGGCTGGTTTATTGGGAATGCCTAGAAGAGTTGCATCATATGATCCTGAATTTGCAATATGGAATGTACTAGCGAGTATTGGAGCTTTTATTCTTGGCGTTGCCTCTATCCCTTTTATCTTGAATATGGTAAGTTCATGGGTCAGAGGAAAATCAGCTCCACCTAATCCTTGGAAAGCTATAGGTTTAGAATGGCTACTTCCCTCTCCACCTCCTCACGAAAATTTTGAAGAAGATATCCCAACTGTTTTAAATGAACCATATTGCTATGGCCTTGATAAACCATTTGTAGAGGATGAAAAATTTTATATAGAAAAGTCTCTCAAAAAACATTAA